The following coding sequences lie in one Labrus bergylta chromosome 5, fLabBer1.1, whole genome shotgun sequence genomic window:
- the LOC109990290 gene encoding rootletin isoform X3 gives MSSVMSIQEENRVLQGELSRLEDLLAHSRADRDELAIKYGAISERLEQALCFETGDEDNDSPESRSLAQQNVDLRRRLDEEQAAYKRKLTAYQEGQQRQAQLVQKLQAKVLQYKKRCGDLEQMLQEKSSELEKHRPTNETSNGSNQDESCSNLEDALIHLEEEQQRSSSLSAVNAMLREQLEQAGLANEALSQDIRRLTADWTRAREELEQKESDWRREEESFHSYFSREHSRLLTLWRQVVGFRRHICELKSATERDLSDMRNELSRASHSAQVYCADVSAALLSQEGGAALALEREKALRVQLEEQLRERVSEMINLQTRTDSERVELNVRLSDSVREGEKLKGQIEDRDQEIVALMRRLEEQKGNDETEMQVLRAHTETLCDTLRDIAQAVFSDGESSSEADQDNSSSALLALIRGSSPCRSPSPRRSASPSRPSSSIAPISDAGLSALRSAVTNKTIQLQDVRGRLLSTQSSAQQLRKQLSETESAKRDTEQRNQALQRERDAAQRERETTQREKERLKQERDTLASEKAALEKTVQAAQSSSHGLQMDCEKLQLTVACTQRERDHEREEKETAIQERDRAKAETQRIKKQWDQSESRASAQRGELSAVKETHQQGEVERQLLEGERAQLSDALARAESSNAELSLLLNKLQSEDAALRDSLAKMGSLNEGLVQDKTDLNTYIFQLEEDKALLQIQRREAEQEKLTIRDELVRLEQERLELDSTRICLHNSLQDSEQSRTGIEEELLSLRTDRLKLQEQVSQLCAEVTALGAELRFSRGEGQRSEVALEEAGRSRADLARDKAALVVQLTASERENTVLSEELGAFRSERESLETSLFELQQQLVQVDSRREQLEAENQNLRVRCETSAAELRRLRSDEENLLAQTEREKQAITQTLNAALQEAQHALRKTVSEHQEEMERLVSEKEVMQSSLLMEHEGTVRKLRQEAEDQLRRAHRETEELQDDLRSLQHDRAQSLLQAETEKQQALSLKEAEKAVLCDRLSSLQAELSAAALEAEQMSREAAHYKEQEQFKFDTLTSELQVLRSQLEDAASLHERDVQSLQETCTDLQSRADNTLKELDQCRASLSANEESRDQLRREVLDIERHLNQSQEEAEKYRREGTDLRRSLDDVTKERDAFSQSNSQLRESLRGAESERISLKRQCEEKEQRLAVLEENFSSTQKEAMELRGCLREVERSRLEARRELQELRRQLKVLDGEKEQKGMEVAELQARLTLEEQREEERGKDIINLKQKLTEAETARDSLKRELSMTVKRLEESESGWRACERELSAQLQETRGCEKKLQDEIKNLTLRAQVAQDSAAQSSLQLSEAQGRLAATEAELTRAEAGRRDLEFRLSSIQSALTRTLGIGAGGRGGRGRSPGASSASPATISRHHSISPLRSSLSPPKELRLSTSDITLGSGVVSPERGDTPLPLPQPELDPDTLRSDLRDFLQELREAQRERDDVRRQLGVLQRELEELAEERDSAQSRLSQLQNALQENQEGKRGLDERLTTTQILLQQQEEAVRRGDRERRTLMDRVKDLERVLQTAEMDKKHTQEQLNKQRAAELRLEAERKRLREALEASEARATRVELGRRSLEGELQRLKLSLGDREAEGQASQERCDSLLKKVAEGEARVSLMQREVERLSQALLKAQEGENSLKEKTSSLKKSLQEAMAAHSSTQSRLGAMQKTLSVAEQDKRLLQEKIDEARTSSAEGKRNISVLTERVQSLQSELSQSELRREELEAELNNNQEALRQRSASLAEAQRSAQAAQTERATVEERLRGLQRAVAMLETEKKDAERQAVRLEKDKNALRNTLDKVERQKLKTEEGSMRLSAEKNRLDRSLNTTEQELQEAQQQILMLQTQLAEMEQSHSLCESLARQRDEAQHETERLRSSYRDVERTLGTRERAHRHRVKGLEEQVSTLKEQLQQEMKRKASLPSSLMSPGN, from the exons ATGTCCTCGGTCATGTCCATCCAGGAGGAGAACCGGGTCCTGCAGGGAGAGCTGTCGAGGCTGGAGGACCTGCTGGCACACAGCCGAGCGGACCGAGATGAGCTCGCCATCAAGTATGGCGCAATTAGTGAACGG CTGGAGCAGGCACTATGTTTTGAGACCGGAGACGAAGACAATGATTCACCTGAGTCTCGCAGCTTGGCGCAGCAGAACGTGGATTTACGGCGGCGGCTGGACGAGGAGCAGGCGGCCTACAAGCGTAAACTCACTGCGTACCAGGAGGGTCAGCAGAGGCAGGCGCAGCTTGTTCAGAAGTTGCAGGCCAAG GTGCTTCAGTACAAAAAGAGGTGTGGAGATCTGGAGCAGATGCTGCAGGAGAAGTCATCGGAGCTGGAGAAACACAGGCCGACA AATGAAACATCAAATGGAAGCAATCAAGATGAATCATGCAGCAACCTGGAGGACGCTTTAATCCATCTGGAAGAAGAACAACAGAG AAGTAGCAGTCTCTCTGCAGTGAATGCCATGCTGAGGGAGCAGCTGGAGCAGGCCGGTTTGGCCAATGAGGCTCTTAGCCAGGACATCCGCAGACTCACTGCTGATTGGACCAGAGCCAGGGAGGAATTGGAACAAAAGGAGTCTgactggaggagagaagaggag TCCTTCCACAGTTATTTTAGCCGTGAGCACAGCAGGCTGCTTACACTGTGGCGGCAGGTGGTCGGATTTCGGAGGCATATCTGTGAACTAAAGAGCGCTACTGAAAG GGACTTGTCAGATATGCGTAACGAGCTGTCTCGGGCGTCACACTCTGCTCAAGTGTACTGTGCGGATGTGTCTGCCGCGCTTCTCAGCCAGGAGGGGGGAGCCGCTCTGGCCCTGGAGCGAGAGAAGGCACTGCGCGTTCAGCTGGAAGAGCAGCTGAGAGAACGCGTGTCAGAGATGATCAATCTTCAGACCAGAACAGACTCAGAGAGGGTTGAGCTTAACGTCAG GTTGTCAGATTCTGTGCGAGAGGGGGAGAAACTAAAGGGCCAAATTGAAGACAGAGACCAAGAAATTGTGGCGCTGATGAGGAGGCTCGAG GAGCAGAAAGGTAATGATGAGACTGAGATGCAGGTGCTTAGAGCTCACACAGAGACGCTGTGTGATACCCTCCGTGACATtgctcag GCAGTTTTCTCAGACGGAGAGTCGTCATCTGAAGCAGACCAAGACAACTCCAGTTCTGCGCTACTAGCTTTGATCCGTGGCTCCTCCCCCTGCCGCTCTCCCTCTCCTCGCAGGTCTGCCTCCCCGTCTCGGCCCTCATCCTCGATAGCTCCTATCTCTGACGCCGGGCTGTCTGCACTGCGCTCTGCAGTCACAAATAAGACAATCCAGCTGCAG gaTGTTCGAGGGCGTCTGCTCTCCACTCAGTCTTCGGCACAACAGTTGCGAAAGCAGCTTTCCGAGACAGAATCGGCTAAAAGGGACACAGAACAGCGAAACCaagctctgcagagagagagggatgctgctcagagagagagggagaccacacagagagaaaaagagcgTCTGAAGCAGGAGAGAGACACCCTTGCAAG TGAGAAGGCGGCCTTGGAGAAGACCGTGCAGGCTGCACAGAGCAGCAGTCATGGCCTGCAGATGGACTGtgagaagcttcagctgactgtgGCATGCACACAGCGAGAGCGAGACCacgagagggaggagaaggagacggCCATTCAGGAGAGAGACCGGGCTAAGGCAGAGACTCAGAGGAT AAAGAAGCAGTGGGATCAGAGTGAGAGTCGAGCCTCTGCTCAACGTGGAGAGCTGTCTGCAGTGAAGGAGACTCACCAGCAGGGGGAGGTGGAGAGGCAGCtgctggagggagagagagcccAACTCTCTGATGCTCTCGCTCGG GCTGAAAGCAGTAACGCAGAGCTCTCCCTGCTGCTCAACAAGCTGCAGTCTGAGGATGCAGCTCTAAGAGACTCTCTGGCCAAGATGGGAAGCCTGAATGAAGGCCTAGTCCAGGACAAAACTGACCTCAACACCTACATCTTCCAG CTGGAGGAAGACAAGGCCCTCCTGCAGATCCAGAGACGGGAGGCCGAGCAGGAGAAGTTGACCATCAGAGACGAGCTGGTCCGGTTGGAGCAGGAACGGCTGGAGCTGGACTCGACCCGCATCTGTCTGCACAACTCACTGCAGGACTCTGAGCAAAGCAGGACCGGGATTGAAGAAGAGCTGCTGAGTCTTAGGACGGACAGACTGAAGCTGCAGGAGCAAGTCTCACAG CTTTGTGCTGAGGTGACGGCTCTGGGAGCAGAGTTACGTTTTTCCCGAGGAGAGGGTCAGCGTAGTGAGGTGGCCTTAGAAGAAGCAGGCCGGAGTCGAGCAGATCTGGCCCGGGACAAAGCTGCACTGGTGGTCCAGCTGACGGcgtcagagagagaaaacactgtGCTGTCAGAGGAACTAGGAGCTTTCAG GTCTGAGCGGGAATCCTTGGAAACTAGTCTGTTTGagttgcagcagcagctcgtTCAGGTGGATTCTCGTAGAGAACAGCTGGAGGCAGAGAACCAAAACCTTCGAGTCCGCTGTGAGACTTCAGCAg CCGAACTGCGGCGACTTCGTTCAGATGAAGAAAATCTCTTGGCCCAGACTGAGAGGGAGAAACAGGCTATTACCCAGACTCTAAACGCTGCACTGCAGGAGGCCCAGCATGCTTTACGCAAGACCGTCTCCGAACatcaggaggagatggagaggctGGTCTCAGAAAAG GAGGTCATGCAGAGCAGCCTGCTGATGGAGCATGAGGGCACCGTGAGGAAGCTTAGGCAGGAGGCAGAGGATCAGCTGCGCAGAGCACATAGAGAaacagaggagctgcaggatgACCTGAGGAGCCTCCAGCATGACAGAGCTCAGAgtctgctgcaggctgaaactgAGAAACAACAG GCCCTCTCTCTGAAGGAGGCAGAGAAAGCAGTGTTGTGTGACAGGTTGTCGTCTCTGCAGGCTGAGCTGTCAGCTGCAGCTTTGGAAGCCGAGCAGATGTCGAGAGAAGCAGCACATTACAAAGAGCAGGAGCAG TTCAAATTTGATACACTGACCAGTGAGCTGCAGGTGCTTCGCTCTCAGCTGGAGGACGCAGCCTCTCTTCATGAGAGGGACGTTCAGAGCCTACAGGAGACCTGCACTGATCTTCAGTCTCGGGCTGATAATACTTTAAAGGAG CTGGACCAATGCAGAGCTTCTCTCTCTGCTAATGAGGAGAGTCGAGACCAGTTGAGGCGGGAGGTGTTGGACATTGAGCGACATCTTAACCAGAGTCAGGAAGAAGCTGAAAAGTACAGAAGAGAGGGGACGGACCTGCGACGCAGCCTCGATGACGTCACCAAAGAGAGAGATGCTTTCAGCCAATCAAATAGCCAGCTGAGAGAAAGTCTGAGAGGTGCAGAATCAGAGAGGATCAG CCTTAAAAggcagtgtgaggagaaggagcagaGGCTCGCTGTGCTGGAGGAGAATTTCTCATCTACTCAGAAGGAGGCGATGGAGCTGCGGGGCTGTCTGAGAGAAGTTGAAAGGTCACGACTGGAAGCTCGGAGAGAACTCCAGGAGCTCCGCAGACAG CTGAAGGTTCTGGATGGAGAGAAGGAGCAGAAAGGGATGGAGGTGGCAGAGCTACAGGCTCGCCTGACgctggaggagcagagagaggaggagagagggaaagacattATCAATCTAAAACAGAAGTTAACCGAAGCTGAAACAGCTCGAGACTCCCTCAAAAGAGAA CTCTCTATGACAGTGAAGCGGTTAGAGGAGTCTGAGTCAGGCTGGCGTGCCTGTGAGAGAGAACTGAGCGCTCAGCTGCAGGAGACTCGTGGCTGTGAGAAAAAGCTGCAGGATGAGATTAAGAACCTCACCCTACGCGCTCAGGTGGCTCAGGACTCTGCAGCTCAGTCAAGCCTGCAGCTGAGTGAGGCTCAGGGTCGCCTGGCTGCCACGGAGGCTGAACTGACCCGAGCCGAGGCCGGGAGGAGGGACCTGGAGTTTCGGCTAAGCAGCATTCAGTCGGCTCTGACGCGGACGCTGGGCATCGGAGCAGGTGGGAGAGGAGGCCGGGGGAGGAGCCCAGGAGCGAGCTCTGCATCACCAGCCACTATTTCTCGCCACCACAGCATCTCACCCCTGCGCTCATCACTGTCGCCCCCTAAAG aatTAAGATTGAGCACCTCTGACATCACTTTAGGCTCAGGGGTCGTGTCACCTGAGAGAGGGGACACACCGCTGCCTCTCCCCCAGCCAGAGCTTGACCCTGACACCCTCCGGAGTGACCTCAGAGACTTCCTGCAGGAGCTGCGtgaggcacagagagagagg GATGATGTGCGAAGGCAGCTGGGGgtcctgcagagagagctggaggagctggcaGAGGAACGAGACTCTGCTCAGAGTCGTCTTTCTCAGCTTCAAAACGCCTTACAGGAAAATCAAGAAG GGAAGCGTGGGCTGGATGAACGTCTGACCACCACTCAGATTTTGctccagcagcaggaggaggcggtgaggagaggagacagagagaggaggactctcATGGACAGGGTTAAGGATTTAGAGCGTGTGCTCCAGACCGCTGAGATggataaaaaacacacacag GAGCAGTTAAATAAACAGCGTGCTGCAGAGCTGCGTCTGGAGGCGGAGAGGAAACGTCTTCGGGAGGCGCTGGAGGCATCTGAAGCCCGGGCGACCAGGGTGGAGCTGGGGAGGCGCAGTCTGGAGGGGGAGCTGCAGAGACTTAAACTGAGTCTGGGAGACCGGGAGGCGGAGGGCCAGGCCTCCCAGGAGCGCTGTGACTCTCTGCTGAAAAAG GTGGCAGAAGGAGAGGCCCGTGTGTCCCTGATgcagagagaggtggagaggcTGAGCCAGGCTCTGCTCAAAGCTCAGGAAGGTGAAAATTCTCTCAAAGAGAAGACGTCCTCCCTCAAAAAGAGCCTCCAGGAGGCAATGGCTGCTCACAGCAGTACACAGAGTCGTCTGGGTGCTATGCAGAAGACGCTGAGTGTGGCTGAACAGGACAAAAGGCTATTACag gaaaaaatagatGAAGCCCGGACATCATCAGCGGAGGGGAAAAGGAACATTTCTGTCCTCACTGAGCGTGTGCAAAGCTTGCAAAGTGAACTAAGCCAGAGTGAGCTGAGACGAGAGGAACTGGAGGCAGAGCTCAACAACAATCAAGAG GCTCTGCGTCAGCGCTCGGCCAGTCTAGCGGAGGCTCAGCGCAGCGCTCAGGCAGCTCAGACAGAGAGGGCCACTGTTGAGGAGCGACTGCGTGGGCTGCAACGAGCTGTCGCCATGCTGGAGACTGAAAAGAAAGATGCTGAGAGACAGGCTGTGAGGCTGGAAAAAGACAAGAATGCTCTGAGGAATACACTGGATAAG GTTGAGCGTCAGAAGCTGAAGACTGAGGAGGGCAGCATGCGGCTGTCCGCAGAGAAAAACCGCCTGGATCGCTCTCTTAACACCACGGAGCAGGAGCTACAGGAAGCTCAGCAACAGATACTGATGCTGCAG ACTCAGCTGGCTGAGATGGAGCAGTCACACAGTCTGTGTGAGAGTTTGGCGAGGCAGCGGGATGAGGCCCAGCACGAGACGGAGAGACTGAGGAGCAGCTACAGGGACGTGGAGCGAACGCTGGGTACCAGGGAGCGAGCTCACAGACACAGAGTCAAAGGCCTGGAGGAGCAG GTTTCCACCCTGAAGGAGCAGCTGCAGCAAGAGATGAAACGGAAAGCTTCTCTTCCATCCTCCTTGATGTCACCAGGAAACTGA